One stretch of Cellulomonas wangsupingiae DNA includes these proteins:
- a CDS encoding FKBP-type peptidyl-prolyl cis-trans isomerase, with translation MAAALPEVSGAPGTKPTLTFPEGAPSDELEVVVLSRGDGAIVEAGQDIEVHYLGQSWQGGVFDNSFDRGSSISFPIGVGAVIAGWDEGLVGQQVGSRVLLSIPSHLGYGDRGVPQAGIKGGDTLVFVVDIVGVS, from the coding sequence ATGGCCGCAGCGCTGCCCGAGGTCTCGGGTGCTCCCGGCACCAAGCCCACCCTGACGTTCCCCGAGGGTGCGCCGTCCGACGAGCTCGAGGTCGTGGTGCTCAGCCGCGGCGACGGCGCGATCGTCGAGGCGGGCCAGGACATCGAGGTGCACTACCTGGGCCAGTCGTGGCAGGGGGGCGTCTTCGACAACTCGTTCGACCGCGGCTCGTCGATCAGCTTCCCCATCGGCGTCGGCGCCGTCATCGCCGGCTGGGACGAGGGCCTCGTCGGCCAGCAGGTCGGCTCCCGGGTGCTGCTGTCGATCCCGTCGCACCTGGGCTACGGCGACCGCGGCGTGCCGCAGGCCGGCATCAAGGGCGGGGACACGCTCGTGTTCGTCGTGGACATCGTCGGCGTCAGCTGA
- a CDS encoding Bax inhibitor-1/YccA family protein has product MSNPVFNNSPVFGDPRQQRRGGGQAVAQGPAWGTPGAQAADAATLEQLYDAPPATPRDTGRLTYDDVIVKTGGLLALLTVVAAATWTLAPGLWIIGAVVGLVLGLVNAFKKNPSPVLITLYTVAQGVFLGGISAFYESFYNGIVGQAVLATLSVFAVALVLFRSGKVRVTPKFQRAVLIGMVGYLVYSLLNVVLMVFGVGGGTYGPLRSGFLGIIVGLVAVGLAAASLIMDFDSIKRGVEQGAPAKFAWSAAFGLIVTLIWLYLELLRLLAILRGDS; this is encoded by the coding sequence ATGAGCAACCCCGTCTTCAACAACAGCCCCGTGTTCGGTGACCCGCGCCAGCAGCGCCGCGGCGGCGGCCAGGCCGTCGCGCAGGGTCCCGCGTGGGGGACGCCCGGTGCGCAGGCTGCAGACGCCGCCACCCTGGAGCAGCTGTACGACGCCCCGCCGGCGACGCCGCGCGACACGGGCCGGCTGACGTACGACGACGTCATCGTCAAGACCGGTGGGCTGCTCGCGCTGCTCACCGTCGTCGCCGCGGCGACGTGGACGCTGGCTCCCGGCCTGTGGATCATCGGAGCGGTCGTCGGCCTGGTCCTCGGCCTGGTCAACGCGTTCAAGAAGAACCCGAGCCCGGTCCTCATCACGCTGTACACCGTCGCCCAGGGCGTGTTCCTCGGCGGGATCAGCGCGTTCTACGAGTCGTTCTACAACGGCATCGTCGGGCAGGCCGTGCTCGCGACGCTGTCGGTGTTCGCGGTCGCGCTCGTGCTGTTCCGCTCCGGCAAGGTGCGCGTCACCCCGAAGTTCCAGCGGGCCGTGCTCATCGGCATGGTCGGGTACCTCGTGTACTCGCTGCTCAACGTCGTGCTCATGGTGTTCGGCGTCGGCGGTGGCACCTACGGCCCGCTGCGCTCGGGCTTCCTCGGCATCATCGTGGGCCTCGTGGCCGTCGGCCTGGCCGCCGCGAGCCTGATCATGGACTTCGACTCCATCAAGCGCGGCGTCGAGCAGGGCGCGCCCGCGAAGTTCGCGTGGTCGGCTGCGTTCGGCCTGATCGTCACGCTCATCTGGCTCTACCTCGAGCTGCTGCGCCTCCTGGCGATCCTGCGCGGCGACAGCTAG
- a CDS encoding cystathionine beta-synthase — protein sequence MKYAQHISELVGGTPLVRLTSVTAGLTATILAKVEYLNPGGSVKDRIALRMIEAAEASGELQPGGTIVEPTSGNTGVGLALVAQRKGYRCVFVCPDKVSQDKRDVLRAYGAEVVVTPTAVPPDHPASYYSVSDRITRETPGAWKPNQYANQNGPASHYASTGPEIWADTEGRITHLVTGVGTGGTITGTGRYLHDASADRPAADGGRVVVVGADPAGSVYSGGDGRPYLVEGVGEDFWPTAYDPTVPDEIIAVSDADSFAMTRRLAREEGLLVGGSCGMAVEATLRHARALQEADPDAAARAVYVVILPDGGRGYLSKIFNDSWMRSYGFLAGGEGATVADVLRTKDGDLPALVHTHPNETVRDAIEILREYGVSQMPVVGAEPPVMIGEVAGAVSERELLDAVFSGAASLADRVDAHMAVPLPLIGAGEPVDAARAALEKADALMVVDDGRPVGVLTRHDLLGFLTR from the coding sequence GTGAAGTACGCCCAGCACATCTCCGAGCTCGTCGGCGGCACCCCGCTCGTCCGGCTCACGTCCGTGACCGCCGGCCTCACCGCGACGATCCTCGCGAAGGTCGAGTACCTCAACCCGGGCGGGTCCGTGAAGGACCGCATCGCGCTGCGGATGATCGAGGCGGCGGAGGCCTCGGGCGAGCTCCAGCCGGGAGGCACGATCGTCGAGCCGACGTCCGGCAACACCGGGGTCGGTCTCGCGCTCGTCGCGCAGCGCAAGGGGTACCGCTGCGTCTTCGTGTGCCCCGACAAGGTCAGCCAGGACAAGCGCGACGTGCTGCGCGCGTACGGCGCGGAGGTCGTCGTGACGCCCACGGCCGTGCCGCCGGACCACCCGGCCTCCTACTACTCGGTGTCCGACCGCATCACGCGCGAGACGCCCGGCGCCTGGAAGCCCAACCAGTACGCCAACCAGAACGGCCCCGCGAGCCACTACGCGAGCACCGGCCCGGAGATCTGGGCGGACACCGAGGGTCGCATCACGCACCTCGTCACCGGCGTCGGCACCGGCGGCACGATCACCGGCACCGGTCGCTACCTGCACGACGCGTCGGCGGACCGCCCGGCCGCGGACGGGGGCCGCGTGGTCGTCGTCGGCGCCGACCCGGCGGGCTCGGTCTACTCCGGGGGCGACGGGCGCCCGTACCTCGTCGAGGGCGTGGGGGAGGACTTCTGGCCGACGGCCTACGACCCGACCGTCCCGGACGAGATCATCGCGGTCTCCGACGCCGACTCGTTCGCGATGACGCGGCGCCTGGCGCGCGAGGAGGGTCTGCTCGTCGGCGGCTCGTGCGGCATGGCCGTCGAGGCGACCCTGCGCCACGCGCGCGCCCTGCAGGAGGCCGACCCGGACGCGGCGGCCCGGGCGGTGTACGTCGTGATCCTCCCCGACGGCGGGCGCGGGTACCTGTCGAAGATCTTCAACGACTCGTGGATGCGCTCGTACGGGTTCCTCGCCGGCGGCGAGGGCGCGACGGTCGCCGACGTGCTGCGCACGAAGGACGGCGACCTGCCCGCGCTGGTCCACACGCACCCCAACGAGACCGTGCGGGACGCGATCGAGATCCTGCGGGAGTACGGCGTCTCGCAGATGCCCGTGGTGGGTGCCGAGCCGCCCGTGATGATCGGCGAGGTCGCCGGTGCCGTGAGCGAGCGCGAGCTGCTCGACGCGGTGTTCTCCGGGGCCGCGTCGCTGGCCGACCGTGTGGACGCCCACATGGCCGTGCCCCTGCCGCTCATCGGCGCCGGGGAGCCCGTCGACGCCGCACGTGCGGCGCTCGAGAAGGCGGACGCGCTGATGGTCGTCGACGACGGGCGGCCCGTGGGCGTCCTGACGCGGCACGACCTGCTGGGGTTCCTGACGCGCTGA
- a CDS encoding acetylxylan esterase, with translation MALFDLPLPELERYLPDLEEPADLDEFWAGTLAETRRFDLDVRRTPHDAGLTLVDVEDVTFAGFGGHPVKAWVTRPAGSATDGSSLPAVVEFLGYGGGRGRPHERLAWAAAGYVHLLMDTRGQGSRWGSGGDTPDPVGSGPHVPGVMTSGILDPADHYYRRLFTDGVRAVEAVRALPGVDPARVTVTGGSQGGGMTLAVAGLVDDLVAVMPDVPFLCHVPRAIALTDANPYHEIVTYLAVHRDHKAAALRTLSYLDGVHLGRRATAPTLFSVALRDPICPPSTVYAAYNHYGKLAGTRPDRSIEVYEFNEHEGGGGFQVDAQLRWLAGVLAR, from the coding sequence ATGGCGCTGTTCGACCTTCCCCTGCCCGAGCTCGAGCGCTACCTGCCGGACCTCGAGGAGCCGGCCGACCTCGACGAGTTCTGGGCGGGGACGCTCGCCGAGACGCGGCGGTTCGACCTCGACGTGCGCCGCACGCCGCACGACGCCGGGCTCACGCTGGTCGACGTCGAGGACGTGACGTTCGCCGGCTTCGGGGGGCACCCCGTCAAGGCCTGGGTGACGCGCCCGGCGGGGTCCGCCACGGACGGGTCGTCGCTGCCCGCCGTCGTGGAGTTCCTCGGCTACGGCGGGGGGCGCGGACGCCCGCACGAGCGGCTCGCCTGGGCCGCCGCGGGCTACGTGCACCTGCTCATGGACACCCGCGGGCAGGGCTCGCGCTGGGGCAGCGGCGGTGACACCCCGGACCCCGTCGGCTCCGGACCGCACGTGCCGGGCGTCATGACCAGCGGCATCCTCGACCCGGCCGACCACTACTACCGGCGGCTGTTCACCGACGGCGTCCGCGCGGTGGAGGCGGTGCGCGCGCTGCCCGGCGTGGACCCCGCGCGCGTGACCGTCACCGGCGGCAGCCAGGGCGGCGGCATGACGCTCGCGGTCGCCGGGCTGGTCGACGACCTCGTCGCCGTCATGCCCGACGTGCCGTTCCTGTGCCACGTCCCCCGGGCGATCGCCCTCACGGACGCGAACCCGTACCACGAGATCGTCACCTACCTGGCGGTGCACCGGGACCACAAGGCCGCAGCCCTGCGCACGCTGTCCTACCTCGACGGCGTCCACCTCGGGCGCCGCGCGACGGCGCCCACGCTGTTCTCGGTGGCGCTGCGCGACCCGATCTGCCCGCCGTCGACGGTGTACGCCGCCTACAACCACTACGGCAAGCTGGCCGGCACCCGACCGGACCGCTCGATCGAGGTCTACGAGTTCAACGAGCACGAGGGCGGCGGCGGCTTCCAGGTCGACGCGCAGCTGCGGTGGCTCGCGGGGGTCCTCGCACGCTGA